A single region of the Glycine max cultivar Williams 82 chromosome 20, Glycine_max_v4.0, whole genome shotgun sequence genome encodes:
- the LOC100782277 gene encoding linoleate 13S-lipoxygenase 2-1, chloroplastic, translating into MWCVPQCLKPGMATSSGKTNTKSQNVNVNVKAIVTIEQSNGGLLLNLINSAVDGIKELAGKTLVLELVSDELDPKTNLERKTIKGNARKTEEKENEVLYEATFELAAEFGKVGAVLVENEQHNEIFLKSVVFDGFPDGPVHLTCDSWVQPMHDNPVKRVFFTDKSYLCSQTPSGLRRLREEELKLLRGNGEGERKSSDRIYDYGVYNDLGDPGSNIDLKRPILGGSKQYPYPRRCRTGREHSDSDPSYEKRSSSFYVPRDETFSEVKQSQFTKTTISSGVSAVLESLDAILTDQNLGFRSFEDIDTIYKEGFKLSPLKENGLNFLQRVIPRLIKAANDSQNLLRFDTPETVKRDRFFWFSDEEFARETLAGVNPYSIQLVKEWPLRSKLESQIYGPPESAITREVIQPHIIGYGTIEEAIKEKKLYMLDYHDLLLPYVSKVREIKDTTLYGSRTLFFLTEQGTLKPLAIELTRPPMDGKPQWKQVFTPASHSTNLWLWRLAKAHVLAHDAGVHELINHWLGTHAVMEPFVVATNRQLSSMHPIYKLLHPHLRYTLAINSLAREILINANGIIEKSFSPNKYSMELSSVAYDQLWQFDLQALPNDLIYRGMAVVDPNAPHGLKLTIEDYPFANDGLLIWDSIKQWVTDYVNHYYPTPSIIESDQELQAWWTEIRTVGHGDKSEEPWWPNLKTPKDLIDTITTITWTASAHHAAVNFTQYTYGGYFPNRPNIVRTKIPTEDPSKEEWETFLNNPEQTLLECFPSQIQATTMMVVFNILSYHSPDEEYIGQYLKPSWTEDPTVKAAYEKFNGRLKEIEGIIDSRNADCNMKNRHGVGVVPYEQMKPFSGPGITGKGIPYSVSI; encoded by the exons ATGTGGTGCGTGCCTCAGTGCTTGAAACCTGGAATGGCAACAAGCAGTGGTAAAACCAACACAAAATCTCAGAATGTGAACGTGAATGTGAAAGCTATTGTGACTATTGAACAAAGTAATGGTGGACTTCTGCTGAATCTCATTAATTCAGCGGTTGATGGGATCAAAGAGTTGGCTGGAAAAACACTTGTTTTGGAGCTTGTGAGTGATGAGCTTGATCCAA AAACAAacttagagagaaaaacaataaaaggtAATGCACGCAAGACCGAGGAAAAAGAGAATGAGGTGCTTTATGAGGCCACATTTGAGTTAGCAGCAGAGTTCGGGAAAGTGGGTGCTGTTTTGGTTGAGAATGAACAACACAatgagatatttttaaaaagcgTAGTCTTTGATGGCTTCCCTGATGGCCCTGTGCACCTCACCTGTGATTCATGGGTTCAGCCCATGCATGATAATCCTGTGAAGAGAGTCTTCTTCACCGATAAG TCATACTTGTGTTCACAAACACCAAGTGGATTGAGAAGGTTGAGGGAAGAGGAATTGAAGCTACTAAGagggaatggagaaggagaacgCAAGAGCTCGGATAGAATATATGATTATGGTGTGTACAATGATCTTGGGGATCCTGGTTCTAACATTGACCTCAAAAGGCCTATTCTAGGTGGCTCCAAACAATATCCATATCCAAGACGATGTCGTACCGGTCGAGAACATTCTGATTCAG ACCCATCATATgagaagagaagttcaagtttcTATGTTCCTCGTGATGAGACATTTTCTGAAGTAAAACAGTCACAGTTTACTAAGACCACAATATCCTCAGGAGTGAGTGCAGTTTTAGAATCCTTGGATGCAATTCTCACTGACCAAAATCTTGGATTCAGAAGCTTCGAAGACATAGACACGATCTACAAAGAAGGATTTAAGTTATCACCTCTTAAAGAAAATGGCCTAAATTTCCTCCAAAGAGTCATTCCCAGGTTGATCAAGGCTGCTAATGATAGCCAAAACCTTTTGCGCTTTGATACACCAGAGACAGTTAAAA GGGACAGATTCTTTTGGTTTTCAGATGAGGAATTTGCTAGGGAGACTTTAGCAGGGGTAAACCCATATAGTATCCAATTAGTCAAG GAATGGCCTCTAAGAAGTAAACTTGAATCCCAAATCTATGGTCCACCAGAATCAGCTATCACCAGAGAAGTCATCCAACCACATATAATTGGTTATGGCACCATTGAAGAG gccattaaagagaagaaGTTGTACATGTTAGACTATCATGATCTATTGCTACCATATGTAAGCAAAGTGAGAGAGATTAAAGACACCACACTATATGGATCACGGACACTATTCTTCCTTACTGAACAAGGAACATTGAAGCCACTAGCTATTGAGCTCACTAGGCCACCTATGGATGGCAAGCCACAATGGAAGCAAGTCTTCACTCCTGCTTCTCATTCAACCAATCTTTGGCTTTGGAGGCTTGCCAAAGCTCATGTTCTTGCCCATGATGCTGGTGTTCATGAACTTATAAATCATTG GTTAGGAACTCATGCTGTGATGGAACCCTTTGTCGTTGCAACAAATAGGCAACTTAGTTCCATGCATCCAATCTACAAATTACTGCATCCACATTTGAGATACACTTTGGCTATCAATTCACTTGCCCGTGAAATTCTTATCAATGCAAATGGGATCATTGAAAAATcattctcacctaataaatattcaatgGAGTTAAGCTCCGTGGCATATGATCAACTTTGGCAATTTGATTTGCAAGCTCTTCCCAATGATCTTATTTATAG AGGAATGGCTGTGGTAGATCCAAATGCACCACATGGCCTAAAGCTAACAATTGAAGACTACCCTTTTGCCAATGATGGTCTTCTCATATGGGATAGCATCAAACAGTGGGTGACTGACTATGTCAACCATTACTATCCAACCCCAAGCATCATAGAATCTGACCAAGAGCTCCAAGCATGGTGGACAGAAATCAGAACAGTAGGTCATGGAGACAAATCTGAAGAACCATGGTGGCCAAATCTCAAAACACCAAAAGACCTAATTGACACCATCACCACTATAACTTGGACGGCGTCAGCTCATCATGCAGCTgttaactttacccaatatacTTATGGAGGCTATTTTCCTAATCGACCGAACATTGTTAGAACCAAAATACCCACAGAAGACCCTTCTAAGGAAGAGTGGGAAACTTTTCTAAACAACCCTGAGCAAACTCTTTTGGAGTGTTTCCCATCACAAATCCAAGCAACTACAATGATGGTAGTTTTTAACATACTATCATATCATTCCCCAGATGAAGAGTATATTGGGCAATACTTGAAGCCATCATGGACTGAGGATCCAACTGTAAAGGCAGCCTATGAAAAGTTCAATGGGAGACTGAAGGAAATTGAAGGCATTATAGACTCAAGGAATGCAGATTGTAATATGAAAAATAGACATGGTGTTGGCGTGGTGCCTTATGAGCAGATGAAGCCATTTTCAGGACCTGGAATCACTGGAAAAGGAATTCCATATAGTGTATCCATTTAA